The following is a genomic window from Balneolales bacterium ANBcel1.
GCGGCCATGAAAGCACAAAGGAGGCGACCGCCCACATCCCGTAATTCTGAAGCGGAATATCTCCGTTTCCACCCCAGCTCCAGTATCCCAGCTGAATTGCCACCGGTTCCATAATGAAATCGAATGCTACCGCCAGGACGGCCGTTGCCAGGGCGGCGGGCAGGGGCCTTTTCAGGAAACGGCCCGCAATTCCGGCCGCGCCAAGAACCACCATCACCCAGTTCAGCCCAATGATGGGAGGCACGCCAAGAATAGTACTACCAAGAACATCCCCGTACTCATACGTACCGAACAGCAATCCGGTATAAACCCCGGCGGCTTCGAGCAGGAAAGTGGCCGCAAACACGACGGCACCCCAAACCATCAGAACCGGACCGGCTTCTCTCATAGCAAACCACAACACGTACGAACTCATCACAAGCAGGGTGTATGGCGTCATTGCAAGCATCAGCGGCCGCACGGCTTCAATCAGGTGTCCGGCCACCCCCACCAAAAAAATGATGTAGATGACTCCGTATTTTCCGTATCGGGCAAGGATATTCATTTTCTCCATGGATAATCGCAGGTTAACGGTCCCCGGGAAGCTCCGCCGGCCGCTATAAACTTTTCTTTATGGTGATGATTTTGGATGTTGCACCGGGGCCGTATCGCAAATCCCGGGTTACACCCTTCTGTCTTTCCAGATGATGCTTCCCTGCTTGGCAGCACGCACAGAACGAATACCAACAATCACGAGAAACACCATCTGCAGGGGATGCAACAAAACGTTAATCACGGGATTCTGCCGCGATGCTACCGAAGTGAAAAATCGATTCAAAGCGATCGGTACCAGGGCCAGAAGGAATCCCTGATGATGGAACAACAGAAACAGCGGCAGTGTGAACAGCAGGAAAACGACCGCAAGCATCATCAGAAAACGAAACGGAGTGCTGTTGAATCCCGGGAAAAAATTCTTGGTGAACCCGTCGAGTGAGGCGCGCAAACCGGGGTACATGCGGCATGAAACCACTCCGCCGTCGGGTCGCGTGATTACCCGCTTTCCGTTTTGCTTAAAAATACGAGCCAGCGCCATATCCTCAACAACTTCTCTACGTACGGATTCATGACCCCCAAGCGCTCTGTATGCCCCGGCCCGGAATAGCATGAACTGGCCGTTGGCCGCAACAAATGACGGGTCGGAAGAGCGGTAAACCAGTTCCATCGGCAGAAAAGAGAGCAGGATCCAGTTCATGAGGGGAACAACCAGCCACTCTCCGGCAGTTTGCATCCGCTGTGTAGGGAACAGCGACAGCAGATCGGCGGGATGATCATCCTGGTGCTTTAGCATGGTGGCCAGGGCATCCGGCTCCAGATGGACGTCAGCGTCGATAAACAGCAGCCGGCGGCCCAGCGCTTTCTGAGAAAGCTGATGGCACGCCCAGTTCTTGCCCAGCCATCCGTCCGGCAGCGGTCTGCCCTTGAGAAGCACGATTCGATTGTCTTTCGATGCCATTTCCTCCACCACGGAAGCCGTGGCATCTTCAGATTGGTCATCAAGCACCAAAATTTCGATAGGGCGGACCGACTGCCGGCTGACGCTTTCCAGGCACGCCGCGATGTTATTCTCTTCGTTGCGGGCCGGAATCAGCACTGAAACCAGCGGCGCGTTATCCGCACTTGCCGGATCGGGGTCACCTTCGGTGGCTAACGCGGAAATACCGGACGGGGACCTGGCTCCGGCAAATTGCTTGATCAACCGGCTGAACGACAGCGCCCGGACCATATTAATCAAACCCACCACTGCGGGGACAGCCGTAAAAAACAGAAAAAGGATAAGGATCAGGGTAAGGGCCATGTTCACCGGGCGAGCAGGTCTTGCATGGATGCGGCGGAACGGGAAGCCTCATCCAGCCGATCCAGGTTTTCGTTGAAGGCATGTTCGAAAACACGAAAATCTTCCACCACGTTTCGGGCGGGAATCAAGGCACCGGAGCGGAAATAGACGGAGGGGAGGCGCTCATTCTCATACTGAATTTTTGTCGCCGCTACCAGCACCTGCACATGCTCCGGGGCATCGCCGAGAAACAGGCGGAGCCCTTTTTTGACGTTCGGCGGCCTTTTGTCATACGGCTCAATCTCTCCCTGCGGGTAGATCACCGTAAGGAGGCGGGGATCCGCAATTTGCTTGCGGGTGTACCGGACGGCCTGCAACAAGCTCGCCGGTTTGTCGGGATTAATAGAAAAAGCGCCCAGATAGCGGAAGAAAGAGTAGCGAGCAAGCTGCCGTTCGAGCATCATAAGCCGAATGCCCCGGTTGGTATATCGGCGCATGACGAAATCCACAAAAAAACCGTCCCACCAGGAGTAGTGATTGGGCGTTACGACCAGGCCCGCCTTGCGATCCCATTCCGGCAGCGCGTTCACCATATGGAAACGGGAAAAATGCCTCCGCATCAGAAAAGAGAGGTAGGGGTTGAAAACACGACGTGCCCACCGGTTGTTAACTGCCTGGATCATACGGTTTATCTAATGCTGCTTCATGGATTTATGATTTCGGGATCGTGTTTGGCTTTTGTTCGCATAGCGGAGCCGATTCCCGGCTCAACCACCCTTCCGGCAGCCCTCTGTCCGGTGCTCAGGTATTCATCCGGCCACCAAGATACCGTTCTGCGGCGTGTTTTCCGGAAAGCAGCACCAGCGGGATTCCGCCACCGGGATGAACGCTTCCTCCGCAGAAAAAGAGTCCGTTCACGTCTTTCGACCGGGCAGACTGACGAAGAAACGCTGCGTCCCTGGAATTGGACGAAATGCCGTACAATCTACCATTCAGGCTGCCTGTCTGCCGCTCAATATCGGAGGGCGTCATCACCTGCTCACTGACAATGCGGCCGGAGATATCCTCCCCGAGCATGGATGAGATTTTCTTCTGCACGATCCCGCGCATGCGATCGGTGCCGGGATAACGGCCTTCGGCGCTGTTTGCCGGGCTGTTGACCATCACGTACCAGTTTTCATGATCCGGTGGCGCATCATCCGATTTATATCTCGAGGAGATGTGAATATAGACCGTCGGGTCATCGGGACAGCGGCGGTGCCGGAACATGTCGTCAAACTCTTTCCGGTAATCGGAGGAGAACAGGATGTTGTGGCTGCCGAGCCGCTCTTCGTTACCGCGCATTCCCCAGTAAAACACCGTTGCCGAGGAGGAGCCTTCCTGTCTGAAATAGCGGCGCGCTTCCTTGCCTTCCGGGTTCTTAAGCAGTTTGGTGAAGGTGGTTCCCGCATCCACGTTGGAGAAAACGGCATCATACGAAGCGATTTCACCGTTCACTTTGAGTCCGGTTACTTTTCCGTCACGGTGGATGATCTCCTCCACCCCGGTATTGTAGTGAATCGACACCCCCTGCGAAGCGGCAATGGAAGCCAGTGCCTTGGGCAGCATGTGGACTCCTTCACGGATGTAATAACCGCCCATGCGGTATTCCACGTGGGATATGATATTCAGGGTTGCCGGTGCGGTATACGGGTTGGATCCGTTGTAGGTGGCGTAGCGGTCGAACAGCTGGACAATCCTCGGATCGCGGAAAAAGGAGGCGTTGGCCTGATGCATGGTGCGAAACGGATCAATTCGCCGGATCTTCAGAAGTGTCTTAAAAGCCTGGAGATTCACAAAAGATGACCAGTGCCGGAAATCGTTGAACAGAAAGAGGTCCGCGGTAAGGTCGTAGATAGTCTTGCAATGATCCAGGAAGCGGGTTACCGCCTCGGCGGGTTCACCGGTCACCCGTTCGATCTCGGCCGCCAGGGCATCGCTATCGGAATGGGCGTCCAGGCGGGTTCCGTCTGGATAGAAATAGCGGCAGAGGGTGTCGAGCCGTTCCAGGGTAAGGTGCCGGTCTGCCTTCTCTCCGGCCAGTTCAAAAAGGGACGTAGCGACTTCAGGGAGGGTCAGGAGCGACGGACCCGAGTCGAACCGAAATGGTCCGTCTACGATCTCACCGGCCTTGCCGCCGGGCACGGATCCTTTTTCGAAAATATCGACCGGGATGCCTCTTGCGGCCAGATGCAGCGCCGCGGATAGCCCTCCAAGTCCGGCTCCTATGATTGCAACGGGGTTTTTCCGGGCCATTTTTCGGATATCAGATGGTATATGAGCACGTGAAATGAGAGCATGGAGATGGAGTAGGCAAAGTCCTCCAGGGGTATGGTGGTGACACGAATGCCTGAAAACGCCTCCGGATTGTAGGTAACGACCGGCGTTGAGGTGAGCACGTAATTGACTGCCAGAAACGGCACCAGGGTAAACACGATAAAGCTCCAGAAGACACCCGAGTAGAGCAGTGATTCACGCACGAGCAGCGCGGCTGCGATGAATGCCGCCCAGGCAAAAAGAACGGTGGCCGTGTAATGCTGCCCAAGGTTCAGTATTGCATTGATTACCAGAACGACAAGCAGTGTGACAAATACGATCCGGGAAACCGGCAGGCGAAATTCCGGCATAAACGTTCGAAAATTTTCGTAGATAAACAGGCAGGCGAAGGGGATGGTGATGAAAAACATCACCTCTTCGAGAGGCAGGCCAAACAGCGACACACCCAGGATATAATCCGGGTTGAATGCCCAGTCGCCGCGCCGGGTGGCGATCACATCCCAAATCACATACACGGTGCCTACGATCAGTATGGAACCCAGCACCGCGGGAAACTTCCTGTAGAACTGAACTTTGCGTTCAAAAGAAAACGCAAGAGGTACGGCGATAACAAGAATGTTAATCAGAAGATAGAGACTCATGCGCTTTCAATTTTTCGTGCAGCTGTATCATTTCCTTTTGCTGCGAGTCGTCAAGCCGGCCTGATTCGATGATAAACTCCATAAGGTTACATGCCATTTGCACATCCATATGCTGGAACTGTTCCTGATTGACCAGCAGTTCAAAAACAGCCTGTGTGTCCTCATCCAGCTGGTCTCCGTATCCCAGAAACGAAGGCAGGTGATGGAGTACGGAAAAACGCAGAAAACGGATTTCGAATTCCCCCGGGCTCCTGTCGGTGGCTTCATCGAGTGTCTGCAATCCGCTGCGAAGATTGGAAAGCCTGGCGAACGGGTTTCTTCCATGTTTTGCCAGGAGCGTCTTGGTGGCTCCATGGTAGGCCAGAATTACCGGGTAGGTTGACAATACCTCCTGGTCCAGCTGATTTTCAAAAAAGTCGGTCAGCCTCTGGGTCACCGCCCGGCTCTCCACGGCATCATAAAACGTGTCCCTGATATACGTCATCATGTGAGGGTAAATGAAGTGGATAAAAGAGTCCCCCAGCCCGGAAACAACCATACCGGCATCGGCATCAGGCACCTCCTTGCCGACTTCGGTTGCAGAACCGCTTTCCGTTCCGGCAGCGCTTCCCGTGGCAGTCACCACCGTGAGCAATAATATGACAAAAACAGTTCTGGTCATGGGTTACTCTCTCTATCGCAGAAACCGAACGGTGACCAGCGAGCGGATCAGCATCACCATTTTCCGGATGTTGGAAAGGCGAACGCGACGTGCCATCAGTTCGTTAATCGATTTTTTGCGGATCTTGGAAAAAAGGCTGCTGTAAAATACGTACGCCAGGTAAACTCCCAAACGGGAACTTGCCGGCAGCGCCTTGATTCCGGGCAGCGCCTGTCTAAAATCCTCCTCTATTTCGGATTCAAACTTTCGCTTTTCTTCTTCATCGAGCGACATCGGGTCCGGCACATCCGGCAGATAAATCCGTTTTCGTTCGTTCAGATCGCTTTGAATATCACGAAGGAAATTGACTTTCTGGAAGGCCGCGCCAAGAGCTCGGGCATGGGGCTTGAGCCGGGTGTACAGCGCATCGTCATCCTCGCAAAAAATCCTGAGGCACATCAGGCCCACCACCTCCGCGGATCCATAGACATACCGGTCAAACAATTCCCGTCCGTAGGTCTGCTCTGTGAGGTCCAGCTCCATGCTGAAAAAAAACGCGTCGATATGCTCCCTTTCGATCCCGTACCGATTCACCGTTTTCTGAAAGGAATGGAGGATGGGATTCACGGCGATCTTCCGTTCGATCGCATCGGAGGTATCCGCCCTGAACCGCTCGATAAGCTCTTTCTTGTCGTGACCGTGAAACGTATCCACAATTTCGTCGGCCAACCTGACAAATCCGTACAGGGCATAAACCGGTTCGCGAAACTTTCGGGCAAACAACCGTATCCCCATGCTGAATGAGGTGCTGTACCGGTTGGTGACCAGTCTGCTTACCTCAAAGCTTGTCTTCGAATAGAGATCCATGATCCTCGGATATACGTTCCAATACCAGTTTTGAACTGATGATTACCATCGGCAGCCCGGTTCCAGGAACCGTTGAAGCGCCTACATAATACAAATTGTCGAACTTTTCGTCTTTGTTCCGGGGCCGGAAGCCTCCGACCTGGTTCATGCCGTGTGCCAGACCGAGTCCGGAGCCTTTGTACAGGTTCAGCTGGTCGGCCCAGTCGTCCGGCCCGAGCGTTATCTGGAGGCGCTTGTTCTTCTGGATGTCGAACCCGACGCGGCTTGACAGATCGTCGATGATTCGCTCGGCCAGAACCTCCTTGTCGGACCAGTCTTCCTTGAACCTCAGATCCGGCACCGGACAGAGAACAAACACGTTTTCGCAGCCCGGCGGGGCGCTGCCCTCGTAGGATTTGGACGGCACATTGACATAGTAGTAGGGTTGCCGCGGACTCTCCGACGAGGTGAACAGGGTATTGGCATAATCTCGGTAGTTGCTGCCCAGGAAGTAATTATGGTGCATGAGCCGTTCGATTTTCCCCTCCACACCCAGGTAGATGGTAAACGGTGCCAGGGTCCAGTCCATCTTGTCGAGCCGCTCCTCGCTGTACCGGGGGCGCTTCAGCACCTCACCCCTGAAGGCGGCGGCATCGGCATTGGCGACGACCAGGTCGGCATCCCACCGTTTGCCGTTTTTATCTACAACTGCCTGCAAACGGCCATTGGAAGAAACTGTCTCCGTAATTTCGGTATTGCAGACGATTTCCACATTGCGCTGTTTCAGAATGCGCACAATCTCTTCGACGAGCCGGTACATCCCCCCTTCGATGATCCAGTAGCCGTCATGTTTCAGCTCCGTATAATTCAGGATGGAGTAGATGGCGGGTGTACGGAACGGGGTTGAGCCAAGAAAAAAGGCGATCAATGAGAAAATGATACGAACCTCCTCTGAGCGGAAGGTGCGTTCCAGCTCCTGCCAGATGTTTCTGAAAAGATAGGGAATATGGCGGGGCGGCACTTTGGTCAGTCCGGCCAGATATTCAAAATTATTGCGGAAGTTCCGTTTGACGATACGGTGTTCTGTGTCGTGAAAGATCTGGCCTGCGCGCTTAAGGTATCGCTCGGCTTTTTCGGCGAAGCCCGGTTCCAGATCACCGAACTCCTTTTCCAGCTCTCTGAGATCGTATTTTATGAGAAACGGATCTTTGCGCCCTTCAAAAAACACCTGGTAGAGCGGATCGAGTTGTTTCAGAGTAACGGGGAGATCCAGTCCGCAGCTGTCGAACAGCTCCTTCATTTCGTAGGTCATGCTCATGAAAGAGGGACCCATATCGAACGTAAACCCGTCCTGTTTGATCTGGTTCAAGCGACCGCCGGGAGTCGCGTGTTTTTCCAGGATGGTAATTTGGTGCCCGGTTGATGACAGGCGGAGGGCGGTGGAGAGTCCGCCAAGCCCGGAACCGATGATTACAATTTTTTTCTTTTCCAATGTCAGGCCGATTTGGTTGTCGTGAAATAGTCTGTTTTCAAACACGGCCTTGGCGGCCGGGTACTGCTTGTGCTGCTAATAAATTGAGCTTCGGGGATTTTCGTTCCAACCTGAATCAGTAGTTATATAATACAACCATGCGGCATCCTCTGTTGTTCCTGCGAACCGGGATCATTGAAATGAACAAGATGTCCGCCCCGGATAATGATACTTGGTGCTGCTGTTCAAAGCAAGATTCCGCCAAACAAAAAAGGCTTTGTACCGCTGACATATAACAGTGATACAAAGCCTTCTGTTCGTCGGGGCGACAGGATTTGAACCTGCGACCCCTTGCACCCCATGCAATGACTATCGTGCTCGTCGATACCTATGTAATATGGATCTATCGTGTTCATAAAGGCTCCTTGAGTTTGGTTTCAGGTTTACTCGGGGAGCCTTTAGTTTATTAAAAAAAGGAACGCGATTTAAACATAACACCTTATTTGATTACGGTCATCCGCCGGGTTTTACTGAACTCCGGGGTGGTCATGCGGTAGATGTAGACACCACTGGCCAGGTTCGAGGCATCAAATTGCACCGTGTGGGTACCGGCCGTCATCTTATCGCTAACCAGTACTGCCACCCGGCGGCCCAGTATGTCGTAGACCGTCAGGCGCACATCGACCTGCTCGGGCAACTCAAACTGGATGGTGGTAACCGGGTTGTAAGGATTCGGATAGTTGCGGTGCAACGTCAACTTGTCGGGTGTTTCTTCTGCCAACTTCTTCCGGGCCCGTTCTACCCCCTCGGCGATTTGCTTTCCGTACATGTGGTCAATATGTTTGGCCAGTTCGAAATCAGGGTAACGTACCATGAGTTCCCCGAAATAACGGGCGCCTTGATGAACGCTTCCCAAGCGATTGAAGTGTATATAACCCAAACCAAAAAGTGCATTTTGGTGTAACATCGAATCTTCAGAAAAAAACTCATTGATATATTCATAATTCTTCACAGCCTGTTTATAATTCCCACCACGTATCAAAAATTGGCTTTCAAGGTCCATAATGACCGCATACAGGCGATCTGTGTTGGAAAGACTGCTTCGAATCTGACGATCCATGTAGTTGGAAAAGTCCTGAACCCGACCTTGCTGCTGCCAGGCCTTGGCCATCACATGCAAAATAGTACTGCGCAGTTTAAATGATTCTGCCTCTTTATATAAACGTTCCAAATGAACAAGAGCTTCTTCAGTTTCCTTTTCTGCTAATAAGACAAGTACCTCATATAAATCCTGTTCATTTATTTCAGATTCTGCTTCAGTCTGATACCCACCTGCTACTTTAGGAGATACAGGGTCACACTGCAAATTCGATGGAGTCCATATATGACAGGCATTTTGTGATGTTGATGCGGGATTGTATGAAATAAAGCCACCAGATGATGTTGTGAAATTGGAGGCACTTGGTGAAGAACTCCCATACCAATTATTTTGACCATATACCCAGGCATTATTTGCAGCAGATATATGAAAACCCGGGTCATGGTAAGTCCAAAAATCATTATTCGAAAAACTGACCACTCCGGGACTCAAAGCATTAATTCCGGTTGGATTATTGGCAAGCACATTAAAATACATCGTATTCACTGTAGCACCGACCATTTGAATACCCCGCAGTGAATTCCCAAAAATTTCATTTCCAACTAAATGTATATCAGAATATATGGAAGCGATACCGGTCGAATTATTATTTAGTTTGCTGTACTCAATCGACATGGATGCATAGCCAAAATATACACCAGTATTATTATTCTTGATTTTTGAATTTGTTATTTCTGGTGAGGCACCATTGGCATATACGCCATTATTAGCATGGCGGATATCACAATAATTAAGATATCCCGAAGAGCCAGGCTGAAATTGGACTCCTGACCACCCCCCGGAAGAACCGGTTTGTTGTAAATAAATATAACCGAATCCTGATCCACCATTAAAATATGCGTGTCCATATATGGTAAAACCCTGATCAGGGTCAAAACGCAAATCTGCTCCGGGACGGATTTCAATTTCCCCGCCACTGTCCACCAAAAACCGGGTAGCGTCGGAGGTGGTGCCTTCGAGAATAATGACCTTTCCGCCATCGCGTACCCGGATGCGGCCGCCTTCGATATTGGTTCCACTATCAATGGTTAGCGTGCCGTCTACCCGAAGCTCCCCGTAGACAGTAGTATTAGACCAGAAAGCCTCATGCATTACGATCTCATCAGACATGGCTACCGAGGCACCGCTTTGGATGGTTACGGTGCGGCTGGGATTTATCGTGGTGGTGCCGGTGTATGTGCTGGTGTTAATGGTTTCACTGGAAGTGAAGGTGTGGTCTTGGTGAAAATGAGACAACGGACTACCCACTATCGAAAAAGCGATTGTTATGGCTCCATCTTGATTGATATTTGGGTAGTAACCGGCTTGGTCTAATTTCTTGGGTACATAATCATACTGTTGATAATCCCAAATGTACATTTCAACATCAAAACCCTCGTTATCCACATTTGTAATTTCCACCGATTTGGCATAGCGATCATAATTATTAACAGGATATTTACTGAAACTTACTCTTTCAAGGGAAATTGGTGCCCCGGAAGTACCATTGTAGCGTAACCATACATCCGGTTGCGATATTAACTCCTCATTAAAATCCACTCTCAGCACAGCTTTCTTTAACTGCGCTGATGTTATTTGCATCTGAGGATGAATAGGCATTGAGCTTTGATCATATCCTTTTAATTCCACGGTTGTATTTTCATTAGGAAAAACCGGCTGTACATCAATGACCTCTACATTATTGGCGGTGCTTACTTCATAATGATGGATATCATTGGTGCTCACAAAATCAAGGGCTGCCTCAGCGTTGATATATCCCGCGCCTAATGCGGAGTCGTGACCTGGAGCTACATCACCCGCTGTTAATTTCAGAACTTTCTGGATGTCTTCGGGTTTTAAATCCGGGTTCACATCCAGCATTAAACTGGCCACACCAGCCCCGATCGCGGCCGCGGCGTATCCACCACCAAAACTCGTGGTATAACTGTCTGTCGCCTATCCGGTTGTAGCCGCCACATTTTTTCCATAGGCCGCCACATCGATATAGTCGGCTTCGTGGCCGTTATTAAATGATATGAAATTTTGACTATCATCCATATACCCGCCGGCAACCGTAAGCGTGGATTTGTCCATGGAACCAGGGATCAGATAGTATTTTTGATCGGTGCCCGGAGCAATCTCCCCGGCCGCCGCCACCTTTAGCTGATCGGCCATATACGCATCGATAAGCCTTTCCCGAAACTGGACATGGGCGGCCGGCGGTGTATAACCGGAATAAAACAGGCCTTCGAATGCCTGGGACAGTATGCTACGTATCATGTCCAGCATTCTCTCCTCTGGTGTTGGTGGAAGTTCCGGATAGAATAAGTCATCCATTGAGGGCAAATCTGCCATTTCATAAATCCCTAATTCCAAAACCGGCAAAGACTCAATATCATCTATACGGGAGGTTGGCAGACCGAATCCAAAAAGATGTATGTCGTTTTCATCATCGATGGCCTGTTGCACCATTGTCGTGGCTTCTTCAAAGCCGGCATAGTAGTCGGTATTATCCCACGAAAATATAAAATCCGAATCATCACCCGAAGCCGCCTCCCGAAGGAAACTGTAAGAGCGCATATTTGCCGCCCAGTTGATCCCGGCAATACCGATACCGTTATCGACATTTGCCCCCAAAATTCCGGCCATTTCGGTGCTGTAATCCTGTTCTGGCATAAACAGCCCGGCATGATACGGATTGGCATAAAAACGACCCTGCATATCTTCATGCACCGCTGAAGCCCCCAGAAGAGAATGTATGGCAATGCGTTGATCGCTATGGCCTGTCGTAAAATTCCAGGCCTGGTCAATGTTATGCACTTCGAATAAATAATCCTGCGAGCCATCCATGACATAGGGATCATTCGTTTGCCCATGCGCGTTGTGGGCATTTGCAAACCAGTATATGGTTACTGCTGCTAACCAAAAGTATATTGTTTTCATGATCTTTCACCATTAGTTTGTATTTCATTGAATACTCTCGTAATGCATGACCTACCTCTCTATGGATACCGGGATAGGGTCTTGTGTGGATAAATCGGGAAATTCGGGTAGATAGCCGGGCAGGTCCGGCCAGAGCGGTTCGGTCTGGCCGGTTTCCAGGTTATGGCGAAAAGGCACATACTGCGTGCGGCCATAGCCGTATATATCCCGCAGAAAAATGAGCTCT
Proteins encoded in this region:
- a CDS encoding carotenoid biosynthesis protein, yielding MEKMNILARYGKYGVIYIIFLVGVAGHLIEAVRPLMLAMTPYTLLVMSSYVLWFAMREAGPVLMVWGAVVFAATFLLEAAGVYTGLLFGTYEYGDVLGSTILGVPPIIGLNWVMVVLGAAGIAGRFLKRPLPAALATAVLAVAFDFIMEPVAIQLGYWSWGGNGDIPLQNYGMWAVASFVLSWPLFRIPIRHTMPVVIHYFFALALFFAILLAVKL
- a CDS encoding glycosyltransferase family A protein, with the protein product MALTLILILFLFFTAVPAVVGLINMVRALSFSRLIKQFAGARSPSGISALATEGDPDPASADNAPLVSVLIPARNEENNIAACLESVSRQSVRPIEILVLDDQSEDATASVVEEMASKDNRIVLLKGRPLPDGWLGKNWACHQLSQKALGRRLLFIDADVHLEPDALATMLKHQDDHPADLLSLFPTQRMQTAGEWLVVPLMNWILLSFLPMELVYRSSDPSFVAANGQFMLFRAGAYRALGGHESVRREVVEDMALARIFKQNGKRVITRPDGGVVSCRMYPGLRASLDGFTKNFFPGFNSTPFRFLMMLAVVFLLFTLPLFLLFHHQGFLLALVPIALNRFFTSVASRQNPVINVLLHPLQMVFLVIVGIRSVRAAKQGSIIWKDRRV
- a CDS encoding lysophospholipid acyltransferase family protein; this translates as MIQAVNNRWARRVFNPYLSFLMRRHFSRFHMVNALPEWDRKAGLVVTPNHYSWWDGFFVDFVMRRYTNRGIRLMMLERQLARYSFFRYLGAFSINPDKPASLLQAVRYTRKQIADPRLLTVIYPQGEIEPYDKRPPNVKKGLRLFLGDAPEHVQVLVAATKIQYENERLPSVYFRSGALIPARNVVEDFRVFEHAFNENLDRLDEASRSAASMQDLLAR
- the crtI gene encoding phytoene desaturase family protein encodes the protein MARKNPVAIIGAGLGGLSAALHLAARGIPVDIFEKGSVPGGKAGEIVDGPFRFDSGPSLLTLPEVATSLFELAGEKADRHLTLERLDTLCRYFYPDGTRLDAHSDSDALAAEIERVTGEPAEAVTRFLDHCKTIYDLTADLFLFNDFRHWSSFVNLQAFKTLLKIRRIDPFRTMHQANASFFRDPRIVQLFDRYATYNGSNPYTAPATLNIISHVEYRMGGYYIREGVHMLPKALASIAASQGVSIHYNTGVEEIIHRDGKVTGLKVNGEIASYDAVFSNVDAGTTFTKLLKNPEGKEARRYFRQEGSSSATVFYWGMRGNEERLGSHNILFSSDYRKEFDDMFRHRRCPDDPTVYIHISSRYKSDDAPPDHENWYVMVNSPANSAEGRYPGTDRMRGIVQKKISSMLGEDISGRIVSEQVMTPSDIERQTGSLNGRLYGISSNSRDAAFLRQSARSKDVNGLFFCGGSVHPGGGIPLVLLSGKHAAERYLGGRMNT
- a CDS encoding lycopene cyclase domain-containing protein, which gives rise to MSLYLLINILVIAVPLAFSFERKVQFYRKFPAVLGSILIVGTVYVIWDVIATRRGDWAFNPDYILGVSLFGLPLEEVMFFITIPFACLFIYENFRTFMPEFRLPVSRIVFVTLLVVLVINAILNLGQHYTATVLFAWAAFIAAALLVRESLLYSGVFWSFIVFTLVPFLAVNYVLTSTPVVTYNPEAFSGIRVTTIPLEDFAYSISMLSFHVLIYHLISEKWPGKTPLQS
- a CDS encoding phytoene/squalene synthase family protein, whose product is MDLYSKTSFEVSRLVTNRYSTSFSMGIRLFARKFREPVYALYGFVRLADEIVDTFHGHDKKELIERFRADTSDAIERKIAVNPILHSFQKTVNRYGIEREHIDAFFFSMELDLTEQTYGRELFDRYVYGSAEVVGLMCLRIFCEDDDALYTRLKPHARALGAAFQKVNFLRDIQSDLNERKRIYLPDVPDPMSLDEEEKRKFESEIEEDFRQALPGIKALPASSRLGVYLAYVFYSSLFSKIRKKSINELMARRVRLSNIRKMVMLIRSLVTVRFLR
- the crtI gene encoding phytoene desaturase family protein, whose protein sequence is MEKKKIVIIGSGLGGLSTALRLSSTGHQITILEKHATPGGRLNQIKQDGFTFDMGPSFMSMTYEMKELFDSCGLDLPVTLKQLDPLYQVFFEGRKDPFLIKYDLRELEKEFGDLEPGFAEKAERYLKRAGQIFHDTEHRIVKRNFRNNFEYLAGLTKVPPRHIPYLFRNIWQELERTFRSEEVRIIFSLIAFFLGSTPFRTPAIYSILNYTELKHDGYWIIEGGMYRLVEEIVRILKQRNVEIVCNTEITETVSSNGRLQAVVDKNGKRWDADLVVANADAAAFRGEVLKRPRYSEERLDKMDWTLAPFTIYLGVEGKIERLMHHNYFLGSNYRDYANTLFTSSESPRQPYYYVNVPSKSYEGSAPPGCENVFVLCPVPDLRFKEDWSDKEVLAERIIDDLSSRVGFDIQKNKRLQITLGPDDWADQLNLYKGSGLGLAHGMNQVGGFRPRNKDEKFDNLYYVGASTVPGTGLPMVIISSKLVLERISEDHGSLFEDKL
- a CDS encoding T9SS type A sorting domain-containing protein, whose product is MASLMLDVNPDLKPEDIQKVLKLTAGDVAPGHDSALGAGYINAEAALDFVSTNDIHHYEVSTANNVEVIDVQPVFPNENTTVELKGYDQSSMPIHPQMQITSAQLKKAVLRVDFNEELISQPDVWLRYNGTSGAPISLERVSFSKYPVNNYDRYAKSVEITNVDNEGFDVEMYIWDYQQYDYVPKKLDQAGYYPNINQDGAITIAFSIVGSPLSHFHQDHTFTSSETINTSTYTGTTTINPSRTVTIQSGASVAMSDEIVMHEAFWSNTTVYGELRVDGTLTIDSGTNIEGGRIRVRDGGKVIILEGTTSDATRFLVDSGGEIEIRPGADLRFDPDQGFTIYGHAYFNGGSGFGYIYLQQTGSSGGWSGVQFQPGSSGYLNYCDIRHANNGVYANGASPEITNSKIKNNNTGVYFGYASMSIEYSKLNNNSTGIASIYSDIHLVGNEIFGNSLRGIQMVGATVNTMYFNVLANNPTGINALSPGVVSFSNNDFWTYHDPGFHISAANNAWVYGQNNWYGSSSPSASNFTTSSGGFISYNPASTSQNACHIWTPSNLQCDPVSPKVAGGYQTEAESEINEQDLYEVLVLLAEKETEEALVHLERLYKEAESFKLRSTILHVMAKAWQQQGRVQDFSNYMDRQIRSSLSNTDRLYAVIMDLESQFLIRGGNYKQAVKNYEYINEFFSEDSMLHQNALFGLGYIHFNRLGSVHQGARYFGELMVRYPDFELAKHIDHMYGKQIAEGVERARKKLAEETPDKLTLHRNYPNPYNPVTTIQFELPEQVDVRLTVYDILGRRVAVLVSDKMTAGTHTVQFDASNLASGVYIYRMTTPEFSKTRRMTVIK